One window from the genome of Serinibacter salmoneus encodes:
- a CDS encoding TetR/AcrR family transcriptional regulator, producing the protein MARTPARERLLRAAAELFYENGMTATGIDAVTARAGVARMSLYNNFASKDALVLAYLAERHEEWLALYRERLATARGPREGVLAVVDAYLDHAHLPQAAGSPYRGCGLLNAAAELGPQDPGREAVRTHKEEVEAILCGHLAEDLAPARAAEVAEHIAFLLEGATTRAGLEGDSARLRRARTLIAAILDNELGPTDAARAESARA; encoded by the coding sequence ATGGCCCGCACACCCGCCCGCGAGCGCCTGCTGCGCGCCGCCGCGGAACTGTTCTACGAGAACGGCATGACGGCCACCGGCATCGATGCGGTCACCGCACGCGCCGGCGTCGCCCGCATGAGCCTGTACAACAACTTCGCCTCCAAGGACGCCCTCGTGCTCGCCTACCTCGCCGAACGTCACGAGGAATGGCTCGCCCTGTACCGCGAGCGCCTCGCGACGGCGCGAGGACCACGGGAGGGGGTCCTCGCCGTCGTGGACGCCTACCTCGACCACGCGCACCTGCCGCAGGCCGCCGGGTCGCCCTATCGGGGCTGCGGACTGTTGAACGCCGCCGCGGAGCTCGGGCCGCAGGATCCGGGCCGGGAGGCGGTGCGCACCCACAAGGAGGAGGTGGAGGCGATCCTGTGCGGCCACCTCGCCGAGGACCTCGCACCGGCGCGCGCCGCCGAGGTCGCCGAGCACATCGCCTTCCTGCTGGAGGGCGCCACCACCCGCGCCGGCCTGGAGGGCGACTCCGCGCGGCTGCGGCGCGCACGCACCCTCATCGCCGCGATCCTGGATAACGAGCTCGGCCCCACGGATGCCGCTCGCGCCGAGAGCGCCCGCGCGTGA